A genome region from Planctomycetota bacterium includes the following:
- a CDS encoding chloride channel protein gives MTRPSLANRLRIRLGLDREWWLVVVAAGLGVAMGTAAIGFILPIRWLERLPEHLGEESAGMSQTLLLIAPCAGALLTGLVFWLFPTNFRGHGVTRVMFAVNREQSNLPMRLGIRHWLASTCTIGSGGSAGPEGPIVTIGATVGSNISRWLRGDGANAATLLGCGSAAGLAAVFNAPLAAIFFTMEVILRDFSLRTFTPIVIASVVSAATAQMWLGSSEPLFGVGIDFFASKAEGFVIGQTPFYVALGLATALIAVGFVRLFPMSEKIFSRIPMPQPLRPLLGAMLLGLLGFAWVGLFKGEAGYPPFFGAGYAPTRQLLDRSFYESALASTSAEMLLIAGAIAASLILKMIATCLTLGSGGAGGLFAPSLLLGAMTGGAAGMLLHAAGFTSAPPPTHLALVGMAAMLASTTHAPLTGVLLVYELTRSYSIMLPLMLTAVIASLASRALFPDSIYTAELSALGIRLGSMSDLTVLRRLHVSNLPYDTAVPVAAQDMLSKVLAISAEQGVDDFVVLHEDGTYRGMVTSIDLRQALVNRQVIPLLSVDEVTRDDLPVVYEDDTLDVALDRFSRHDVERLAVLSRAEPQRVRGLISRASLMSRYQRELEAS, from the coding sequence ATGACGCGTCCCTCGCTCGCCAACCGACTTCGAATCCGCCTGGGCCTGGACCGGGAGTGGTGGCTGGTGGTGGTCGCCGCCGGATTGGGCGTGGCCATGGGAACGGCGGCGATCGGATTCATCCTGCCCATCCGCTGGCTGGAGCGCCTGCCGGAACATCTGGGGGAGGAATCCGCGGGGATGAGCCAGACGCTGCTGCTGATCGCCCCCTGCGCCGGCGCCCTTCTGACCGGGCTGGTGTTCTGGCTCTTTCCCACCAATTTCCGCGGGCACGGCGTGACCCGCGTGATGTTCGCGGTGAATCGCGAGCAATCCAACCTGCCCATGCGGCTGGGCATCCGACACTGGCTGGCGAGCACCTGCACCATCGGCTCCGGCGGCAGCGCCGGGCCCGAGGGCCCCATCGTCACCATCGGCGCCACCGTCGGCAGCAATATCTCGCGCTGGCTGCGCGGCGACGGCGCCAACGCCGCCACACTGCTGGGATGCGGTTCGGCAGCGGGACTCGCCGCCGTCTTCAACGCGCCGCTGGCGGCGATCTTCTTCACCATGGAGGTGATCCTGCGCGACTTCTCGCTGCGCACCTTCACGCCGATCGTGATCGCCAGCGTGGTCAGCGCCGCTACCGCGCAGATGTGGCTGGGCAGCTCGGAGCCGCTCTTCGGCGTCGGCATTGACTTCTTCGCGTCGAAGGCGGAGGGATTCGTCATCGGGCAGACGCCCTTCTATGTCGCGCTGGGACTGGCGACCGCGCTCATCGCCGTGGGATTCGTGCGGCTCTTTCCCATGAGCGAGAAAATTTTCTCGCGGATCCCCATGCCGCAGCCGCTGCGCCCGCTGCTCGGCGCGATGCTGCTGGGCCTGCTGGGTTTCGCCTGGGTCGGCCTCTTCAAGGGCGAGGCCGGCTACCCGCCCTTTTTCGGGGCCGGGTACGCGCCCACCCGGCAACTGCTCGATCGCTCCTTCTACGAAAGCGCGCTCGCCTCCACCAGCGCCGAGATGCTGCTGATCGCCGGAGCCATCGCCGCCTCGCTGATCCTGAAGATGATCGCCACCTGCCTGACGCTCGGATCCGGCGGCGCCGGCGGCCTCTTTGCCCCGAGCCTGCTGCTGGGCGCGATGACCGGCGGGGCCGCCGGCATGCTCCTGCACGCGGCGGGTTTCACCAGCGCCCCTCCGCCGACGCACCTGGCCCTGGTCGGCATGGCGGCGATGCTGGCCTCGACCACGCACGCCCCGCTCACCGGCGTCCTGCTGGTCTACGAACTCACCCGCAGCTACAGCATCATGCTGCCCCTGATGCTCACCGCGGTCATCGCCTCGCTGGCCAGCCGCGCGCTTTTTCCGGACAGCATCTACACCGCCGAGCTTTCCGCGCTGGGCATCCGGCTGGGCAGCATGAGCGACCTCACCGTGCTGCGCCGGCTGCACGTCTCCAATCTTCCCTACGACACCGCGGTGCCCGTCGCCGCGCAGGACATGCTCTCCAAGGTGCTCGCGATCAGCGCCGAGCAGGGCGTCGACGACTTCGTGGTCCTGCACGAGGATGGAACCTACCGCGGTATGGTGACCTCGATTGACCTGCGCCAGGCGCTGGTCAACCGCCAGGTGATCCCCCTGCTCAGCGTGGACGAAGTCACCCGCGACGACCTGCCGGTGGTCTACGAGGACGACACCCTGGACGTCGCGCTGGACCGCTTCAGCCGCCACGACGTGGAGCGGCTGGCCGTGCTCTCCCGCGCCGAGCCGCAGCGTGTGCGCGGGCTGATCTCCCGCGCCTCGCTGATGAGCCGCTACCAGCGCGAATTGGAGGCCTCCTGA
- the yidD gene encoding membrane protein insertion efficiency factor YidD has product MGLVRGYQVALSPWLGGRCRFEPTCSHYAMEAFRIHGARRGSWLALRRLARCHPWGGAGPDPVPSTRRVCPACAKPNAGRPCIPSASSARGDGPRSPRRDASAGLPGSGGTPRATGA; this is encoded by the coding sequence ATGGGCCTGGTCCGCGGATATCAAGTCGCCCTGTCGCCATGGCTGGGCGGCCGGTGCCGCTTTGAGCCCACCTGCTCGCACTATGCGATGGAGGCATTTCGAATCCACGGGGCGCGGCGCGGCTCCTGGCTGGCGCTGCGGCGGCTCGCCCGCTGCCATCCCTGGGGAGGTGCCGGGCCCGATCCCGTTCCGTCTACTCGCCGCGTTTGTCCAGCGTGTGCAAAGCCGAATGCAGGGCGTCCTTGTATTCCTTCAGCGTCTTCGGCTCGTGGGGACGGACCACGATCACCGCGTCGAGATGCTTCGGCAGGTCTGCCTGGGTCAGGCGGAACGCCTCGCGCAACAGGCGCTTGA
- a CDS encoding fumarylacetoacetate hydrolase family protein, whose amino-acid sequence MTARTLPPAIFAIGRNYAEHAQEMGGAVDPNPIVFMKNPACVIGDGQAIVIPAICEKPGPQVDWEGELAIEIGTTCRNVKEGDALSMVRAYRAANDVSARWWQKQGSGGQFCRGKSFDTFCPLSEPTRAERIADPQQLRIITRVNGEVMQDASTAGMFHSVARIIATLSDGTTLLAGTLILTGSPSGVGAARKPPIFLKDGDVVEVEIPGVGRIRNPVQRET is encoded by the coding sequence ATGACCGCACGAACCCTGCCCCCGGCGATCTTCGCCATCGGACGCAACTATGCCGAGCACGCCCAGGAGATGGGCGGCGCCGTGGATCCGAATCCGATCGTCTTCATGAAAAATCCCGCCTGCGTGATCGGCGACGGACAGGCGATCGTCATCCCCGCCATCTGCGAAAAGCCCGGACCCCAGGTCGACTGGGAGGGGGAGCTGGCGATCGAGATCGGCACCACCTGCCGCAACGTGAAGGAAGGCGACGCCCTGAGCATGGTCCGCGCCTACCGGGCGGCCAACGACGTCAGCGCCCGGTGGTGGCAGAAGCAGGGCTCGGGCGGCCAGTTTTGCCGGGGAAAAAGCTTCGACACCTTCTGCCCGCTCTCGGAGCCGACGCGGGCCGAGCGGATCGCCGATCCTCAGCAGCTGCGCATCATCACCCGGGTGAACGGCGAAGTGATGCAGGATGCCTCGACCGCGGGCATGTTCCACTCGGTCGCCCGGATCATCGCCACGCTCAGCGACGGCACGACCCTGCTCGCCGGCACCCTGATCCTCACGGGATCGCCCTCCGGCGTCGGCGCCGCGCGGAAGCCGCCCATCTTTCTGAAGGATGGCGACGTCGTCGAGGTCGAGATTCCCGGCGTGGGGCGCATCCGCAACCCGGTGCAGCGCGAGACATGA
- a CDS encoding ATP-binding cassette domain-containing protein: MARSSQSSPDLAVQAVGLTKVFSDFWMRAKAVAVDGIDFDIRQHEIFGLLGPNGSGKSTTIKMILGLLRPTHGRLTVLGHAPDDVKVKSRIGYLPEESYLYRFLNPMETLDYYGKLFGLERRTRRRRCEELLEMVGLNQVGRRRVGEFSKGMARRLGLAQALVNDPDFLILDEPTSGLDPIGTRQVKDLLLELGRRGKTILLSSHLLADVEDVCDRMAVLYGGKIRASGSGDELLEDTDHTVIQTQRLRPETLSKIERLLQDAEGAGIENTHAPRQKLEDLFMKIVAQAKAEQVSNSGALHGGKTAAFLSADASEGGELVEQLASEPAPAPARVVPAAKPRETAPASELLAELAKEGSAPADKPRMPPPAKPAKDVDRSMLEGLLGDDPKSGGSPSP, from the coding sequence ATGGCGCGCTCCTCGCAGTCGAGCCCGGATCTGGCTGTGCAGGCGGTGGGCCTGACCAAGGTCTTCTCCGACTTCTGGATGCGAGCCAAGGCCGTCGCGGTGGACGGCATCGACTTCGACATCCGCCAGCACGAGATCTTTGGATTGCTGGGCCCCAACGGCAGTGGCAAGAGCACCACCATCAAGATGATTCTGGGCCTGCTGCGCCCGACCCACGGCCGTCTCACCGTGCTCGGCCACGCCCCGGACGACGTCAAGGTGAAGTCGCGCATCGGCTACCTGCCCGAGGAGAGCTACCTCTACCGCTTCCTCAATCCGATGGAGACGCTGGACTACTACGGAAAATTGTTCGGCCTGGAGCGGCGGACGCGGCGGCGGCGCTGCGAGGAACTGCTGGAGATGGTCGGCCTGAACCAGGTGGGCCGGCGGCGGGTCGGCGAATTCTCCAAAGGCATGGCGCGGCGTCTGGGACTGGCGCAGGCCCTGGTGAACGATCCGGATTTCCTGATTCTGGACGAGCCCACCAGCGGCCTCGACCCGATCGGCACGCGGCAGGTGAAGGATCTGCTGCTTGAGCTGGGCCGGCGCGGCAAGACCATTCTGCTCTCCAGCCATCTGCTGGCGGATGTTGAGGATGTCTGCGATCGCATGGCCGTGCTCTACGGTGGAAAGATCCGCGCCAGCGGCAGCGGCGACGAGCTGCTGGAGGACACCGATCACACCGTCATTCAGACGCAGCGGCTCCGGCCGGAGACGCTCTCGAAGATCGAGCGGCTGCTGCAGGACGCCGAGGGGGCCGGCATCGAGAACACCCACGCTCCGCGGCAGAAGCTTGAGGACCTCTTCATGAAAATCGTGGCCCAGGCCAAGGCCGAGCAGGTCTCCAACAGCGGCGCCCTGCACGGCGGCAAGACCGCGGCATTCCTCTCCGCCGACGCGAGCGAGGGTGGCGAGCTGGTCGAGCAGCTGGCCAGCGAGCCGGCGCCCGCGCCCGCCCGCGTGGTGCCCGCGGCGAAGCCCAGGGAAACGGCGCCGGCATCGGAGCTGCTGGCGGAGCTCGCCAAGGAAGGCAGTGCGCCGGCGGACAAGCCGCGGATGCCGCCGCCGGCCAAGCCCGCCAAGGATGTTGATCGAAGCATGCTCGAAGGCCTCCTGGGCGACGATCCGAAGTCCGGCGGGAGCCCATCCCCTTGA